TCGACGGTCCTCCGCGGTAAAGCAACGGAAGGTCTTGACGTGACGCTCTATAAAGGATCAACGAAGATCGCGAAAGCGAAAACGACGGCAAGTGGTTTCAAGATTGCGGTCCAGAACGGTCTAACGACAGGTACGTACACGGTCAAGTCGACAGACATCTCGAACAAGATCACGAAAAAGGCGTCGTTCACGATCAAGAACACGTATCCGGTCAAAAAATGGTCAGGCAAAAAGACGTTGACAGGTAAAGTCGAAAAACGACAAATCGTCCGCCTCTACCAAAAAACAGAAGCTGGTTATCAATTGATTGCTCAAGACGTGGCGGATCAGCACGGGAACTATGTCTTGAAGATGCGTAAGGCATTGACGAACGGCTCGTACAAACTCAACATCTATACAGCGAAGGATCATCTCGATCAATCGCGTTACTTCATCACGAAGTAACATGTCACACGGATGTCTGCACATGCAGACATCCGTTTTTATTTGGCTAGATATGTGCGTTGTGAGAGCAGAAACCGTTTAATGCGTTCATAGATGGTTGCTTGCTCGACTGTTAATTGGTTCGTCACGTGCGACATGTAGAGTCGTGACGTAACGGTAAACACATCGTCCGTAATGAAGGGTAGCCCCATCTCGCGACAGACGGAGACAGGAACGAAGCTGAAATACCGTTGCTGACGTAAGGCGAGTTGCAGCGAGACGTCATCAATATAGTGCGTGGTATCGGCATAAATGTTCAGTTCCGCCATCTTCAATTGGATGAAGCGGTTGTAATCCTTATTGTGAGAGGGAAATAAAAAGGCAGTCTCCGTTGCGTCCGCATAGAGCGCCGTGATCGCTTCTTTCTCTGAATAGGAAGCAGGATAGGTGATGACAATCTCCTCTTCCACGATCGGTTCGCTCGTAATGAGCGGATGCTTGAGTTCCATGAAGCTGATCGAGAAATGGAATTCTTGATGGAGCAGGCCACTTAAAATGTCGCGATTCGAGAGGATGTCCGAGTTGAACAAAGGCGCAGTCTGCGGCAAGAGAAATTCCCGTAGGATTAATTGGATGAAGCGACCGTGCGAACTGGCAAGACTGAGTGGTGTTTCGGTAGAGGCATCATTTCGCGCCATGCGTTCCTGGACCCGTGTCAGCTCGTGTTCGATTTTTTCGACTGATTGCAGCAGAAGTCGTCCATTGTCGGTCAAGCTGATCGTTCTGCCTTTTCGATGAAACAACGTCGTGTTCAATTCACGTTCTAGTTTTTTGATCGTCGCACTGAGGGCGGGGTTGGCTGATGAATAATCGTTCGGCAGCACGCGTCACGTTCAATTCCTCCGCGACGTGACGAAAATAATTCAAATGTAAGAGTTCCATGATATCCTCCTAACATAACCTATAGGTTATTAAAATATATAAATATATATATTTCTGTTTATGATGAAACCAGTATATCGTAAATACCAGAGGTGATAGATATGAAAATCGGAATTTACGGAGCAGGATCACTAGGAACCATCATGGGAGCTTATTTGAGTCAACAGTATGCGGGTGTCGATCTGATCGATACGAATCGCGCACATATCGAAGCGCTAAACACAACAGGCGCGCATGTCATTGGACCAGATTTGACGCAAGCCGTCCATGCGATGCATCCGGATGACATCACGGAGATGTACGATATCGTATTGTTGCTGACGAAACAGGTCTACAATGAACCGGTCCTGGCGAAAGTCCGGACGATCTTGAAGGAAGACGGTATTCTCGTCTCCTTACAAAACGGTGTACCAGAAGAATTCATTCAACAACAGATTCCACGCGAACGTATCATTGCGGGATCCGTCGAGTTCGGAGCGACATACGTCGGACCAGGTGAGTCACGTCTGACATCGGATTACGAGCACTTCAAGACGTATGCGATGCAAATCGGTGAACTGGACGGCAAGAAGACGGACCGAATCATTCACTTGAAGGAAATCCTTGATCACATCGGTGGGACGGAAATCTCTGATAATCTACCGGGAACGAAATGGTCAAAACTCGTCATCAATAGTACGTTTAGTGGGTTATCCGCTGCGTGTAACGGTACGTATGGCGACGTTCTCGATCATCCGGTCTTGTTACGGGCAGCGATCCATACGATGCAGGAAGTCGTTGAAGTCGGTCACGCCCACGGCATCATATTCGCACCGATGAGTACGTTTGAGCCGGCAGCTTACGCAACACTAGACGCTATCGATGAAAAACTGAGCACCGTGCCACAATTGATGCACGGGTCGCGTGACTTAGAAGCAAGCATGTTGCAGGACTTACAAAAAGGGCAACCGACCGAAATTCGTTTCATCAATGGGATCGTCACGATGTATGGCAACACATACGATATCAAAACACCATTCAACTCACTCATTCAAGAAATCGTCGAAGAAGCGCAAGCAGCGAAGACGGTTCCAAATTTTGAAACAAGTGTCGCACGCTTTGCCGCATTGTTAAACGCATGAAGGAGGGATTCAGATGAGACAGGAAGATGTAAAAAATATCGTCGCGACACCGATCAATGCACCGGTCTTTCCGGCGGTCGATATCTTCTTTCGGAATCGGGAATACTTGAACATCATCTATGAGACGGACATCGAAGCCTTACAAGCAGTCGTTCCGGAACCGCTCGAGGTGCTGAGTAATCAGATCAAGTTTGAGATCATCAACATGCCGGATAGCACGGGTCTTGGGAGTTATCTCGAGTGCGGGCAAGTCATTCCGGTTCGGTATCAAGGAGAGGTCGGTGAGTTTTACCTCTCGATGTATGTCAACAATCAGCCGGCGATCGCCTCTGGTCGTGAAGTGGCTGCTTTTCCGAAGAAGTATGGCTCACCCCGGCTTTATCTCGATAATGATGTACTCGTTGGAACGCTTGACTACCATTCACTCCGTGTCGCCCAAGCGACGATGGGATACAAGTATATTCCGATGGCAGTTGAAGAAGCACAATCAATCATCGGTGCGCCGCAATTCATGCTCAAACAACATCGCGGTTATCAAGGCGAGTTGATTATCTCCGAACTGACGCGGAGTCAAATCACGGATCTTGAGATTAAAGAAGCATATCGTGGACCGGCGCGACTTCAGTTATTCGAACATGTCATGGCACCACTCGCTGACTTCCCTGTTCGGAAGATCGTCGATGCCCAGCATATCATCGCTGATCTTCGACTTGGTGGACCTGCGAAACTGTATGATTATTTAACGGATTAACGACTCTCTAACATCAACGACCTCCAAAATGGATGGTCGTTTTGTTTTACCCCAAAAACTGGCATACTGAATTGAGAGGGGGAAACGACCATGCGACAAGTTATTGTGTTACCGTATCAATCAGAATGGGCGAGTGAATACGCACGAGAAGCGGGACAATTACGAGACGTGTTTGGGGCACGTCTACATAGCATTCATCATATGGGAAGTACATCAGTTCCGGGACTCGCAGCAAAACCGATCATCGATATCCTACCCGTCGTCGATACGCTCGAGGGGATCGAGCAGTTCGACGCACAGATGAAAGCGCTCGGTTACGAGGCGAAGGGTGAATTCGGGATGCCGGGACGCCGCTATTATCGAAAAGGCGGCGACGAACGGACGCATCACATCCATCTCTATGCGGTGGGAAATCCAGAAATCAAGCGTCATCTCGTCTTCAGGGACTACTTACGTACCCATCCAGAAGAAGCTGCTGCTTATGGGGCATTAAAACAACAGTTAGCGACAACAAATCCGCTTGATATCGAAGCCTATATCAATGGTAAGGATGCGTTCGTCAAGGAGCTCGAACAACGTGCGATCGATTGGGGAAAAGCACATGACTGACTGGGAACATGCCCTCGTTCGTCATGTCAGTATTGGTGTAAAGACGTCGAAAGCGCTGTTTGAAAAGATTGAAGCACAGGACTGGAACGCGCGACCAATTCCCGGGAAACGGACCGTCGGTGAAGTCGCTGTCCATCTCGCTGTGTTACTCGAAGCCGATTTGATGATCGCAGACGGGGCGACGGCTGAAGCGATGCAGTCGTTTTATGCGACACCGGTTCCGCGCGATCAGTTATCAGAGCGAATCGATCATGCGTTTTCTGTCTATCAAGAAAAAGTCACGACCGGATTTTCGACGCGTCCGACGTACTGGGGGGTTACCGACTCGATGAATGGCTGGGCAATTGAAGCAGCCGTGCATCTCTATCATCATCGATCCCAGTTATTTGATTACTTGAACATCCTTGGGTACGAGCTAGAGATCTCGTTATTTGAATGAATGGAAGTAGGGATAGTGTATGGAATATATCGTTGAAACATCAGCCGGTCGCTTTGATACCCGGCTGACTGGAAGTGGGGACGTCACATTCGTCCTCGATCACGGAATGATGTCGAATCGACACCAGTGGGGCTGGTTACGGACTGAATTGTTAAAACGGGGACGGGTCTTTGAATATTCGCGTCTCGGGTACGGTCGTTCGAGTCGTGGCAAAAGTAAACGACTTTTTTCGCATCAAGCAGATGAGCTCGCGGACGTCTTACGGATGCTTCGTGTCGAAGGACCATATGTCTTCATCGGTCACTCGCTCGGAGCCTATATCTCGCTTGCAAGTGGACGCCTATTTGCAGACGAGACGCGTGGCATCGTCTTGCTCGATCCGTCGCATCCGGATGTCGATGCGGCATTACCGAACTGGTACGAACGAACACAAGAGGAGTGGAATCGATTCCTCTATTTCCTTAGTCACGTCCGACCGATCGCCTGGATGATTCCTGACCGTCTAGGAAAAAAGATGTTCAGTGTCTTACCGGAAGCCGATCAATTACCAATGTGGCGGCATTTTGCGGCGCCTGGACATTGGCGGGGAACACTCGACGAGTGGCAATCGGTCGAAGAGAACAATCAGCTGATTCTTTCGTTGCTCGAAGACGTGACACAGCCGGTCCTCGTCCTGTCCGCTTCGAACTGGGCAGGTGGTATGCCGGAAAGTTGGTTGAACCCGGCATTGACCGAACAAATCAATGTGGCTCACGCTGCGTTCGCCGACAGTTTACCGAACGGGATGTATCATGTGATTGCGGATACGAATCATTATACGATCGCTGGCTTTTCGCATGAGGCAGCAGAGCGGATCACCGATTTGATCGGGACGACATGGGATTTACCGATTCAAACTCAGCGGTAAGGTTGCGCATTTTTCTCTCGAATCGTTTTCCTGGGACAAGCATCGCGCTGCTTTACTTCGTTGCAGGGTCGCTCCTGCTTGTTTTCCCTAAGAAGCGATTCCGAGCTTACAAAACGTTTCTTTTCTCGTGCTTCGGAACACTGACGGAGCTGACTCTAAAGTCAGTTTCTACAAAGATAGGGGTGGCAGAATAATCCCCTATCTCATAACAAAAAGAATGACGCGTCACACGCCACTCCTACAGGAACAAGCGCATTATGCGCTGTCAGAGACAAACAAGACCCGCTTTCTTGCTTGAATGAAGCAGGAAAACTGGCTTGTGTCTCGCCTAAGGAAAGGGCGTGAAAAGACGCGTCATTCTCTTTTGGAGTTAGCCCCGTCTATTCCTTGAGTCGACGCTTGTCGGCTTTTTTTAATGAAATAAATCGAAATCATTCCGATTGACGTCAGGTAAAAAGTCGGTTACTCTATAAAACGTAATGATTACGTTTTAGGAGATGAATGATGATGCAACCGATATCGATCACGGTTTTATCCGGTTACTTAGGATCCGGTAAAACGACACTATTGAACCATTTACTACATAATCGCGAAGGACGCCGCCTCGCGATCATCGTCAACGACATGAGTGAGGTCAACATTGACGCGGCATTGATTGAGCAAGGCGGATTCTCGCGGACGGAAGAGTCGTTCGTCACACTCTCGAACGGCTGCATTTGCTGCACGTTACGCGATGATTTATTGCTTGAAGTCAAACGCCTCGTCGACCAAGGAGATATTGACGGTATCGTCATCGAGTCGAGTGGTATTTCGGAACCGATTCCGGTCGCCCAGACTTTCACGTACGAAGATCCGGACAGTGCAATCGACTTATCACAAGTCACGAAAATCAACGCGATGGTCACGGTCATCGATGGATACCGTTTCCTAAAGGACTTTGAGTCTGGTGAATCGTTGATTGAGCGGAAACAGGCCGTCGATGAGACAGACGTGCGCGAAGTCGTCGATCTACTCGTCGATCAAGTTGAGTTTGCAGACATCATCGTCTTAAATAAAGTCGATCGCCTGACACCGGAAGAACGCCATACCGTTATCGGTTATCTAAAGGCATTAAATCCAGTTGCTCGTTTGATCGAGACAACATATGCTCAAGTCGATCCGGCAGAGATTTTAGACGTTGATCTATTTGATTTTGAACAAGCGGCAGCAAGTGCCGGCTGGATCCGTGAGTTGAATGCGGAAGAACATATTCCGGAAACGGAAGAGTACGGGATCAGCTCGTTCGTCTACAAGCGCGACGTGCCGTTCCACCCGGAGCGCTTGCTTGCCTTGATCGAAGACTGGCCGCAAGAAGTCGTCCGGGCGAAAGGCTTCTTGTTCCTCGCAACCCGTCCTGAGATGGCACTGTTGTTCCACCAAGCAGGATATGCGTCGAACATGGAATACGCTGGTCGTTTTGCATCAGACGAAGATCGACGGACCGAGCTCGTCTTAATCGGAATCGGACTGGAGCAAGAGAAGCTCGAAGCATTATTCGATGCGTGTCTCGTCCAAGCAGATGAAACGGACTGGGCGTCACTGAATGATCCAATTCCTGGTCGCGAGATGTACGAAGAAAACTTTCTATAAGAGGTAAATCTTTCGAGAAACCGTATCTGCGGTTTCTCTTTTTTGTTATATTTTCATAGTAAATGGGGAAAGAATACTAGTGAAGGTATGTTAATTGAAGGAGGAAGGTCTGTGCGCAACCGGATTTTACAATTCGCACTCGTATTTTTAGTCGCCGGGGGCATCATTTGGGGACTATATCAACTCGGCTATTTATTTTATGTCTTAACGATTTCAGCGACAGTCGTGCCGCTCGCCGTCATCATGATCATTTTCATTGAAAACCGGACAGCGGAATCAACGATCGCTTGGTTTCTCGTCCTGATCTTCCTACCGATTCTCGGTGTCGTGATTTGGTTGATGTTCGGTCGGAATCCACGGCGTCGTCGCCGGAATCGTCGTTCGCATGACGAACGAAAATTGCTCAAACAAGCAATTCGTCCAGTCCGGTCGCTTGCCGTCAGTGAGTTGCCACCGAATCACTTGAAGCTTGCGAACACGATTCGCAACTTCGGTGGTGGCGGGGTGGACGTTCATACATCAAGTGAGATTCTGACGAACGGGGAAAAGACGTTCCCGGCGATTCTTGACGCGATTCGTCAAGCGCAGCATCACGTCCACATCCAGTATTACATCTATCGGAATGATGAGACAGGCAAGGCGATCCGGGAAGCATTGATTGAGCGACTCGAAGCCGGTGTGACGGTCCGGTTCATGTATGACGGACTTGGAAGCTATATGCTCGGTGAGAACTTCTTGCGTCCGCTACGCGACGCTGGAGCACATATCGCAGCCTATGATCCGATCTCAAGTCCTTTGTTCATCTTCACAGCGAACTTCCGCAATCACCGGAAAATCGTCGTCGTTGATGGAAAAGTCGGCTTCACCGGTGGTTTGAACGTCGGGGATGAGTACGACGGTAAGAGTAAGAAGTTCGGCTTTTGGCGCGATACGCATTTACGGCTCGAAGGACGCGCCGTCAAGGAATTACAAGCGACGTTCCTCGACGACTGGATCTATGCCCAAATCGAATCGGGTGACACATGGGAGACGTTTGCGGGTGACGAGACGATCCATCAGTACTTCCCGAAACATGACGTGGCGTCAGACGGAGCGATTCAAATCGTCACGAGCGGACCGACTTCGAAGGATCCCGCGATTCGTAATGCCTTGATTGCCGCAATCATCGCAGCACAACGCTCCATCTGGATTGCGACACCGTATTTGATTCCGGACAATGAGACGATGACCTTGCTTCGGCTCGCAGCACGTGCCGGGCTCGACGTCCGCATCCTGACACCGGGGAAAGGCGATAGTTTTACGTCTTATTACGGTACCCGTTCCTACTTCGGACCACTCTTGAAGGACGGCGTCAAAATTTATACGTACAACCGTCACTTCATCCATGCGAAGTTGTTTCTCGTCGACGGGAAGATCGGTGCCGTCGGAACGGCAAACATGGACATTCGCAGTTTTGTTCTCAATTATGAACTGATGGCGTTCCTGTACGACACGGAAAGCACCGAGCAGCTCGAGCGTGACTTCATCGCTGATTTTGACGTTTCGATTCAGTTATCATCGAATGATTACGTCAAACGACCGCTCCGCTTCCGGATTTTTGAGTCACTCTCACGTTTGATTTCACCCTTATTATGACCGAGTGTCCCGCATCGATTTTCAGGTGCGGGACATTTTTGGGTTGATTCTTCCTTGAAGTGGGAACATGAACTCTTATACACTAGATGTGTAATCGGTTGCACACTACTTAGCCTGGAAGGAAGTGAAAGGGGCGTAAGTCCCGAACCCGTATGCGAACAATTGATGAATCCCATTTCTACACGCGCGACATGAAACCACAAGCACGACCAGACGCCATCATCCAAGGAGATGTCTACCGTTTCACGGTCTTAACGAGTCGGATGATCCGGCTCGAGTACGCGGCGGATGGACAGTTCGAGGATCGACCGACCCAAACGGTCTTCAATCGTGATTTCCCGGTACCTGCTTACCGCATCGTCGAAAACGAGGAAGAATTGCAAATCATCACCGAGCACGTCCATCTGCATTATACGAAGGGACCGTTCGCTGCGAACACATTCTATATCGATGTCTTAGGGAACTTCAGTACCTACTACAGCCGCTATACGTTCGGCGGACCGCTCCGGACGTTAAAAGGAACGGCACGGACGCTTGACCATGCGGACGGCGTCATCCCACTCGAAGAAGGAATTGTCTCCCGACAAGGTTACGCAGCGATCGACGACTCGAACGCGTTCGTCCTGACGGAAGACCACTTCGTTGAACCGCGACGCTCCGGTACGCATGACATCTATTACTTCGGATACGGTCACGACTACAAACAGGCACTGCGTGACTTCTACCACCTGACAGGACCGACACCGATGTTACCACGTCAGGTACTCGGCAACTGGTGGAGTCGCTACTGGCGTTATAGTGAGAAGGAATACAAGGATTTGATGACGCGCTTCAAGACAGAAGACATTCCATTCTCGGTCAGTGTCATCGATATGGACTGGCACGTCACCGATATCCCGGAACGCTACGGAAGTGGCTGGACGGGCTATACGTGGAACCGTGATCTATTCCCGGATCCACGTGGATTCTTGCAATGGTTGAAGGATGACGACCGGATGGTCACGCTCAACTTGCACCCGGCGGACGGTGTGCGTGGGTTTGAAGAAGCATACGAGGCGATGGCGGTCGCGATGGGCGTCGATCCCGAATCGGATGTCCGAATCCCATTCGATTTCTCGGACCGGACGTTCATCGAGAACTACTTCACGAAGCTGCATCATCCGCACGAGGCAGATGGCGTTGACTTCTGGTGGATCGACTGGCAACAGGGTGCGAACTCGAAGATGAAGGGGCTTGATCCACTTTGGATGCTCAATCATTACCACGCACTTGATATCGCCCGCGATGGCAATCGACCACTGATCTTCTCACGTTACGCGGGACCCGGAAGTCATCGTTATCCGGTTGGTTTCTCGGGCGATACGATCATCTCGTGGGCATCGCT
This region of Exiguobacterium acetylicum DSM 20416 genomic DNA includes:
- a CDS encoding LysR family transcriptional regulator, whose translation is MLPNDYSSANPALSATIKKLERELNTTLFHRKGRTISLTDNGRLLLQSVEKIEHELTRVQERMARNDASTETPLSLASSHGRFIQLILREFLLPQTAPLFNSDILSNRDILSGLLHQEFHFSISFMELKHPLITSEPIVEEEIVITYPASYSEKEAITALYADATETAFLFPSHNKDYNRFIQLKMAELNIYADTTHYIDDVSLQLALRQQRYFSFVPVSVCREMGLPFITDDVFTVTSRLYMSHVTNQLTVEQATIYERIKRFLLSQRTYLAK
- a CDS encoding ketopantoate reductase family protein, yielding MKIGIYGAGSLGTIMGAYLSQQYAGVDLIDTNRAHIEALNTTGAHVIGPDLTQAVHAMHPDDITEMYDIVLLLTKQVYNEPVLAKVRTILKEDGILVSLQNGVPEEFIQQQIPRERIIAGSVEFGATYVGPGESRLTSDYEHFKTYAMQIGELDGKKTDRIIHLKEILDHIGGTEISDNLPGTKWSKLVINSTFSGLSAACNGTYGDVLDHPVLLRAAIHTMQEVVEVGHAHGIIFAPMSTFEPAAYATLDAIDEKLSTVPQLMHGSRDLEASMLQDLQKGQPTEIRFINGIVTMYGNTYDIKTPFNSLIQEIVEEAQAAKTVPNFETSVARFAALLNA
- a CDS encoding acetoacetate decarboxylase; protein product: MRQEDVKNIVATPINAPVFPAVDIFFRNREYLNIIYETDIEALQAVVPEPLEVLSNQIKFEIINMPDSTGLGSYLECGQVIPVRYQGEVGEFYLSMYVNNQPAIASGREVAAFPKKYGSPRLYLDNDVLVGTLDYHSLRVAQATMGYKYIPMAVEEAQSIIGAPQFMLKQHRGYQGELIISELTRSQITDLEIKEAYRGPARLQLFEHVMAPLADFPVRKIVDAQHIIADLRLGGPAKLYDYLTD
- a CDS encoding GrpB family protein, whose amino-acid sequence is MRQVIVLPYQSEWASEYAREAGQLRDVFGARLHSIHHMGSTSVPGLAAKPIIDILPVVDTLEGIEQFDAQMKALGYEAKGEFGMPGRRYYRKGGDERTHHIHLYAVGNPEIKRHLVFRDYLRTHPEEAAAYGALKQQLATTNPLDIEAYINGKDAFVKELEQRAIDWGKAHD
- a CDS encoding DinB family protein produces the protein MTDWEHALVRHVSIGVKTSKALFEKIEAQDWNARPIPGKRTVGEVAVHLAVLLEADLMIADGATAEAMQSFYATPVPRDQLSERIDHAFSVYQEKVTTGFSTRPTYWGVTDSMNGWAIEAAVHLYHHRSQLFDYLNILGYELEISLFE
- a CDS encoding alpha/beta fold hydrolase, producing MEYIVETSAGRFDTRLTGSGDVTFVLDHGMMSNRHQWGWLRTELLKRGRVFEYSRLGYGRSSRGKSKRLFSHQADELADVLRMLRVEGPYVFIGHSLGAYISLASGRLFADETRGIVLLDPSHPDVDAALPNWYERTQEEWNRFLYFLSHVRPIAWMIPDRLGKKMFSVLPEADQLPMWRHFAAPGHWRGTLDEWQSVEENNQLILSLLEDVTQPVLVLSASNWAGGMPESWLNPALTEQINVAHAAFADSLPNGMYHVIADTNHYTIAGFSHEAAERITDLIGTTWDLPIQTQR
- a CDS encoding GTP-binding protein; this encodes MQPISITVLSGYLGSGKTTLLNHLLHNREGRRLAIIVNDMSEVNIDAALIEQGGFSRTEESFVTLSNGCICCTLRDDLLLEVKRLVDQGDIDGIVIESSGISEPIPVAQTFTYEDPDSAIDLSQVTKINAMVTVIDGYRFLKDFESGESLIERKQAVDETDVREVVDLLVDQVEFADIIVLNKVDRLTPEERHTVIGYLKALNPVARLIETTYAQVDPAEILDVDLFDFEQAAASAGWIRELNAEEHIPETEEYGISSFVYKRDVPFHPERLLALIEDWPQEVVRAKGFLFLATRPEMALLFHQAGYASNMEYAGRFASDEDRRTELVLIGIGLEQEKLEALFDACLVQADETDWASLNDPIPGREMYEENFL
- a CDS encoding cardiolipin synthase, which codes for MRNRILQFALVFLVAGGIIWGLYQLGYLFYVLTISATVVPLAVIMIIFIENRTAESTIAWFLVLIFLPILGVVIWLMFGRNPRRRRRNRRSHDERKLLKQAIRPVRSLAVSELPPNHLKLANTIRNFGGGGVDVHTSSEILTNGEKTFPAILDAIRQAQHHVHIQYYIYRNDETGKAIREALIERLEAGVTVRFMYDGLGSYMLGENFLRPLRDAGAHIAAYDPISSPLFIFTANFRNHRKIVVVDGKVGFTGGLNVGDEYDGKSKKFGFWRDTHLRLEGRAVKELQATFLDDWIYAQIESGDTWETFAGDETIHQYFPKHDVASDGAIQIVTSGPTSKDPAIRNALIAAIIAAQRSIWIATPYLIPDNETMTLLRLAARAGLDVRILTPGKGDSFTSYYGTRSYFGPLLKDGVKIYTYNRHFIHAKLFLVDGKIGAVGTANMDIRSFVLNYELMAFLYDTESTEQLERDFIADFDVSIQLSSNDYVKRPLRFRIFESLSRLISPLL
- a CDS encoding glycoside hydrolase family 31 protein, with amino-acid sequence MRTIDESHFYTRDMKPQARPDAIIQGDVYRFTVLTSRMIRLEYAADGQFEDRPTQTVFNRDFPVPAYRIVENEEELQIITEHVHLHYTKGPFAANTFYIDVLGNFSTYYSRYTFGGPLRTLKGTARTLDHADGVIPLEEGIVSRQGYAAIDDSNAFVLTEDHFVEPRRSGTHDIYYFGYGHDYKQALRDFYHLTGPTPMLPRQVLGNWWSRYWRYSEKEYKDLMTRFKTEDIPFSVSVIDMDWHVTDIPERYGSGWTGYTWNRDLFPDPRGFLQWLKDDDRMVTLNLHPADGVRGFEEAYEAMAVAMGVDPESDVRIPFDFSDRTFIENYFTKLHHPHEADGVDFWWIDWQQGANSKMKGLDPLWMLNHYHALDIARDGNRPLIFSRYAGPGSHRYPVGFSGDTIISWASLQFQPYFTATASNIGYGWWSHDIGGHQRGEKDDELSTRWLQYGVFSPIMRLHSTMSIFNGKEPWRYSTDAANVMKKYLQLRHQLVPYIYTMNARNHFDGLPLVSPMYYEHPEDDQAYNVPNQFYFGTELIVAPMVTPMHRKLHMTATTAWLPEGEWFDFFNGHRYRGGKQIRLFRYLEDQGVLAKAGAIVPLGRHLEQSNALHNPEDLEVVVFPGASNRFTLFEDDSTGVAHRDGVNVETTFALDWEARELTIAAPTGHRDLLPENRSITLILRGVREGYVQRDGESVTGVYDHATQSLRVELGEVTDTITLSLQVEISTNENKMDRLYAFLDQAEISYDLKDRLYRLLSQKLDPVNMMHQLQALELEKDLVDCLLELMLS